A region from the Nymphalis io chromosome 9, ilAglIoxx1.1, whole genome shotgun sequence genome encodes:
- the LOC126770573 gene encoding 4-galactosyl-N-acetylglucosaminide 3-alpha-L-fucosyltransferase FUT6-like isoform X2 has translation MFKNVTRDFELFEKRDNQTFVILIWRYWKWLQHRHVENFDSKRKSDPLSECSVHNCVFTGDDIQLSSADAVVIHIQRGVFPNTTMRNSKQRWVFLSDESPIHAFSMARVTPKMSDLANVFNWSMSYRSDSDVPVPYGRTVALKKPILSRMTYEHLISLVPYWNDKRKDILATILISNCAVSRRMAYLKEIQENLTVDVYGKCSENHKESCPGHFRSDCNLMSKYLFYLVFENSLCEEYLTEKLFYHAYNKGAIPVIMGSTVDTCEKLLPPNSFLHVDNYKDPKELAKHILDISRDDKTLLLYHEWRNDFEVVNEHGYFGSKSYHLCRICEALNYNDDKEKVYDEENLRVFFEPEVSCR, from the exons atgtttaaaaatgttacacGTGACTTTGAATTATTCGAAAAAAGGGATAATCAgacatttgttatattaatatggaGGTACTGGAAGTGGCTTCAACATCGACATGTTGAAAATTTTGATAGTAAGCG aaaGAGCGACCCACTTAGTGAGTGCAGTGTTCATAACTGCGTATTTACAGGAGACGATATTCAATTATCATCTGCCGATGCTGTAGTTATTCATATACAAAGGGGTGTGTTTCCAAACACAACTATGAGGAATTCCAAACAAAGATGGGTTTTTTTGAGCGATGAATCTCCAATTCACGCGTTTTCTATGGCGCGTGTGACACCTAAAATGTCGGACCttgcaaatgtttttaattggtCTATGTCATAtag GAGCGATTCCGACGTGCCTGTACCGTATGGCAGAACAGTGGCGTTGAAAAAACCGATATTAAGTCGAATGACGTATGAGCATTTGATATCATTGGTTCCGTATTGGAATGACAAACGTAAGGACATTCTGGCCACTATCCTCATATCGAATTGTGCTGTTTCTCGCAGGATGGCTTATTTGAAGGAAATTCAAGAGAATTTAACTGTTGATGTCTATGGAAAATGTTCGGAAAATCATAAAGAAAG CTGTCCAGGTCACTTTAGATCGGACTGCAACTTGAtgtctaaatatttattctacttGGTATTTGAGAACTCTTTATGTGAAGAATATTTGACGGAGAAATTGTTCTATCACGCCTACAATAAGGGCGCTATACCAGTGATAATGGGTTCCACTGTTGATACCTGTGAAAAACTTCTACCACCGAACTCTTTCCTTCACGTTGATAACTATAAGGACCCTAAAGAGTTGGCGAAGCATATTCTCGATATAAGTAGAGATGATAAAACTCTCCTTTTATATCATGAGTGGAGAAATGATTTTGAAGTTGTCAACGAACACGGTTATTTTGGATCGAAGTCCTATCACCTCTGTAGGATTTGCGAAGCTTTAAATTACAACGATGATAAAGAAAAAGTGTACGATGAAGAGAATTTACGGGTATTTTTTGAACCGGAAGTGTCATGTCGATGA
- the LOC126770573 gene encoding 4-galactosyl-N-acetylglucosaminide 3-alpha-L-fucosyltransferase 9-like isoform X1, whose translation MWRLRVLFKKFVSFNTYLLLIIICLCLLLICRLNVNFKSSYMSDIFQPELSHPGDNRRHIDLVNNFYKRRQDWKTSNLGSLMFKNVTRDFELFEKRDNQTFVILIWRYWKWLQHRHVENFDSKRKSDPLSECSVHNCVFTGDDIQLSSADAVVIHIQRGVFPNTTMRNSKQRWVFLSDESPIHAFSMARVTPKMSDLANVFNWSMSYRSDSDVPVPYGRTVALKKPILSRMTYEHLISLVPYWNDKRKDILATILISNCAVSRRMAYLKEIQENLTVDVYGKCSENHKESCPGHFRSDCNLMSKYLFYLVFENSLCEEYLTEKLFYHAYNKGAIPVIMGSTVDTCEKLLPPNSFLHVDNYKDPKELAKHILDISRDDKTLLLYHEWRNDFEVVNEHGYFGSKSYHLCRICEALNYNDDKEKVYDEENLRVFFEPEVSCR comes from the exons ATGTGGCGTTTAAGAGTGTTGTTTAAGAAATTCGTgtcatttaatacatatttgttgctgataataatatgtttatgtttgttattaatatgtagattgaatgtaaattttaaatcgtcatATATGAGTGATATATTTCAACCGGAACTTAGCCATCCAGGTGATAATCGTCGTCACAttgatttagtaaataatttttataaaaggaGACAG gattGGAAAACATCAAACTTGGGATCacttatgtttaaaaatgttacacGTGACTTTGAATTATTCGAAAAAAGGGATAATCAgacatttgttatattaatatggaGGTACTGGAAGTGGCTTCAACATCGACATGTTGAAAATTTTGATAGTAAGCG aaaGAGCGACCCACTTAGTGAGTGCAGTGTTCATAACTGCGTATTTACAGGAGACGATATTCAATTATCATCTGCCGATGCTGTAGTTATTCATATACAAAGGGGTGTGTTTCCAAACACAACTATGAGGAATTCCAAACAAAGATGGGTTTTTTTGAGCGATGAATCTCCAATTCACGCGTTTTCTATGGCGCGTGTGACACCTAAAATGTCGGACCttgcaaatgtttttaattggtCTATGTCATAtag GAGCGATTCCGACGTGCCTGTACCGTATGGCAGAACAGTGGCGTTGAAAAAACCGATATTAAGTCGAATGACGTATGAGCATTTGATATCATTGGTTCCGTATTGGAATGACAAACGTAAGGACATTCTGGCCACTATCCTCATATCGAATTGTGCTGTTTCTCGCAGGATGGCTTATTTGAAGGAAATTCAAGAGAATTTAACTGTTGATGTCTATGGAAAATGTTCGGAAAATCATAAAGAAAG CTGTCCAGGTCACTTTAGATCGGACTGCAACTTGAtgtctaaatatttattctacttGGTATTTGAGAACTCTTTATGTGAAGAATATTTGACGGAGAAATTGTTCTATCACGCCTACAATAAGGGCGCTATACCAGTGATAATGGGTTCCACTGTTGATACCTGTGAAAAACTTCTACCACCGAACTCTTTCCTTCACGTTGATAACTATAAGGACCCTAAAGAGTTGGCGAAGCATATTCTCGATATAAGTAGAGATGATAAAACTCTCCTTTTATATCATGAGTGGAGAAATGATTTTGAAGTTGTCAACGAACACGGTTATTTTGGATCGAAGTCCTATCACCTCTGTAGGATTTGCGAAGCTTTAAATTACAACGATGATAAAGAAAAAGTGTACGATGAAGAGAATTTACGGGTATTTTTTGAACCGGAAGTGTCATGTCGATGA